The Miscanthus floridulus cultivar M001 chromosome 17, ASM1932011v1, whole genome shotgun sequence genome has a window encoding:
- the LOC136516008 gene encoding uncharacterized mitochondrial protein AtMg00810-like: MDVKSAFLNGDLKEEVYVHQPPGFVIPGKVGKGSGGNALLVDVYVDDLVITGTKDAEVATFKEEMKATFQMSDLGPLYFYLGIEVHQDDSRITLRQTAYAKRVVELAGLTDCNPALTPMEERLKLSHDSTTKEVDAT; the protein is encoded by the exons atggacgtcaagtcggcgttccttaacggcgacttgaaggaggaggtttacgtgcaccagccgccgggatttgtgaTCCCCGGCAAGGTGGGCAAG GgtagtggaggaaatgctctgctggtggatgtctacgtcgacgacttggtgatcaccggcaccaaggatgcggaggtggcgacatttaaggaagagatgaaggccaccttccagatgagtgacctgggaccTCTctacttctacctgggaatcgaggtgcaccaggatgactccaggatcacgcttcgacagaccgcctacgccaagcgtgtcgttgagctagctgggctcaccgactgcaacccagctctcactccgatggaggagaggctgaagctaagCCACGACAGCACGAcgaaggaggtggacgctacgtag
- the LOC136518110 gene encoding pseudo histidine-containing phosphotransfer protein 5-like: MEYSNLQRQAASLKKSLFDQGYLDEQFCQIEYLQDEASPNFTEEVVSLFFENSTRLMTNIEQAMEKNPRDFSRWDVNMQQLKGSCSSIGASRMKNECTSFRNICGDENAEGCMRSFQNLKREHGVLRQKLESYFQVLRQAGPAVTAARPRGM, translated from the exons ATGGAGTATTCTAATTTGCAACGCCAGGCAGCATCCTTGAAAAAGAGCCTCTTTGATCAG GGATACTTGGATGAGCAATTTTGTCAGATTGAGTACTTGCAGGATGAAGCAAGCCCTAATTTTACAGAAGaagttgtttccttgttcttcGAGAACTCAACCAGGCTAATGACAAATATTGAGCAAGCTAT GGAGAAGAACCCAAGAGATTTCAGCAGATGGGATGTAAACATGCAGCAATTAAAAGGAAGCTGTTCTAG CATTGGTGCTTCTAGGATGAAGAACGAGTGCACGTCATTCAGGAATATCTGTGGAGACGAGAATGCTGAAGG TTGTATGAGGTCCTTCCAGAACTTGAAGAGGGAGCATGGAGTCCTCAGGCAGAAGCTGGAATCCTACTTCCAG GTGCTGCGACAAGCCGGCCCTGCTGTGACTGCAGCCAGGCCTAGAGGCATGTAA